A single Lactuca sativa cultivar Salinas chromosome 8, Lsat_Salinas_v11, whole genome shotgun sequence DNA region contains:
- the LOC111892013 gene encoding uncharacterized protein LOC111892013 isoform X1 gives MASMVMTETDERSPLLQNSSHSAGEITAFASPSPEHHGGPSSATRPTDPKQRLVSLDVFRGLTVALMILVDDAGGAFPSINHSPWFGVTLADFVMPFFLFSVGISVSLVFKKVSSKPAATKKVLLRTIKLFLLGLILQGGYFHGRDDLTYGVDVNQIRWMGVLQRISIGYLLASITEIWCVNNNEVNSAITFVKKYYIQWLFVFVLGVLYMSLLYGLYVPEWSFEVSEYGKETQIVHCGVRGSLEPPCNAVGLIDRLLLGESHLYKRPVYKRTQECSINSPDYGPLPPNAPSWCLAPFDPEGLLSSLMAAITCFLGLQYGHVMVHYKGHMHRIGIWLVCSSSLLILGYVLMVIGVTSFCFLLLTFKFQLILDFIFYATSSVPGIPLSKPLYTLSYMCITAGASGVLLIAIFYMVDVIKIQKPTKLFQWMGMNALIVYALAACDIFPAALQGVYWRSPENNLVNATESFIQATLHSERWGKLVFVFLEIIFWGLVSGFLHVKGIYVKL, from the exons ATGGCGTCAATGGTGATGACGGAGACGGACGAACGGAGTCCCCTACTTCAAAATTCTTCTCACTCTGCCGGAGAGATCACTGCTTTTGCTTCACCGTCACCGGAACATCATGGCGGACCTTCATCTGCTACTAGACCTACCGATCCTAAACAGCGCCTCGTCTCTCTCGACGTTTTCCGTGGTCTCACCGTTGCT TTGATGATTTTGGTTGATGACGCCGGAGGAGCTTTCCCTTCGATAAACCATTCTCCATGGTTTGGTGTTACACTCGCCGACTTCGTGATGCCTTTTTTCCTCTTTAGCGTTGGTATCTCCGTTAGTCTTGTATTCAAG AAAGTTTCTAGCAAACCAGCAGCCACAAAGAAGGTCCTACTCAGAACTATCAAGCTCTTTCTCTTGGGTTTAATTCTTCAAG GTGGATACTTCCATGGACGTGATGATCTAACTTATGGCGTTGATGTCAACCAGATAAGGTGGATGGGCGTGTTACAG AGGATTTCAATCGGATATCTGCTGGCTTCAATAACCGAGATATGGTGTGTTAACAATAACGAAGTCAATTCAGCCATAACATTTGTAAAGAAATACTACATTCAGTG GCTGTTTGTTTTTGTACTAGGTGTATTATACATGTCTTTGTTGTATGGTCTTTACGTCCCAGAATGGAGCTTTGAAGTATCAGAATATGGGAAGGAGACTCAAATC gTACACTGTGGGGTCAGGGGTAGTCTAGAACCTCCTTGCAATGCAGTTGGCCTGATTGATCGGCTTCTCCTTGGTGAAAGCCATCTGTATAAACGTCCTGTTTACAAGAGAACACAG GAATGCAGTATCAATTCTCCAGATTATGGACCCCTCCCACCAAATGCCCCTTCTTGGTGTCTTGCTCCATTTGATCCAGAGGGCCTCTTAAG ttcATTAATGGCTGCGATTACGTGCTTCTTGGGGTTACAGTATGGACATGTTATGGTGCATTATAAG GGTCATATGCATAGGATTGGTATATGGTTGGTGTGTTCTTCCTCTCTTCTTATCTTGGGATATGTTCTAATGGTGATAGGTGTAACATCCTTTTGTTTTTTGCTACTTACTTTTAAATTTCAGTTAATATtggattttattttttatgcCACGTCATCTGTTCCAGGTATTCCTTTATCCAAACCATTATACACATTAAGTTATATGTGCATCACAGCAGGAGCATCAGGCGTTCTCTTGATTGCTATTTTTTACATG GTTGATGTGATAAAAATTCAAAAACCCACAAAGTTGTTTCAGTGGATGGGAATGAATGCTCTGATTGTTTATGCTTTAGCTGCTTGTGACATTTTTCCAGCAGCTTTACAAGGTGTTTATTGGCGTTCCCCTGAAAACAACCTG GTTAATGCTACAGAGTCGTTTATTCAGGCCACACTTCATTCTGAGAGGTGGGGTAagttggtttttgtttttctGGAAATTATATTCTGGGGTCTTGTCTCGGGATTTCTCCATGTAAAGGGTATTTATGTAAAACTATAA
- the LOC111892013 gene encoding uncharacterized protein LOC111892013 isoform X2 gives MASMVMTETDERSPLLQNSSHSAGEITAFASPSPEHHGGPSSATRPTDPKQRLVSLDVFRGLTVALMILVDDAGGAFPSINHSPWFGVTLADFVMPFFLFSVGISVSLVFKKVSSKPAATKKVLLRTIKLFLLGLILQGGYFHGRDDLTYGVDVNQIRWMGVLQRISIGYLLASITEIWCVNNNEVNSAITFVKKYYIQWLFVFVLGVLYMSLLYGLYVPEWSFEVSEYGKETQIVHCGVRGSLEPPCNAVGLIDRLLLGESHLYKRPVYKRTQECSINSPDYGPLPPNAPSWCLAPFDPEGLLSSLMAAITCFLGLQYGHVMVHYKGHMHRIGIWLVCSSSLLILGYVLMVIGIPLSKPLYTLSYMCITAGASGVLLIAIFYMVDVIKIQKPTKLFQWMGMNALIVYALAACDIFPAALQGVYWRSPENNLVNATESFIQATLHSERWGKLVFVFLEIIFWGLVSGFLHVKGIYVKL, from the exons ATGGCGTCAATGGTGATGACGGAGACGGACGAACGGAGTCCCCTACTTCAAAATTCTTCTCACTCTGCCGGAGAGATCACTGCTTTTGCTTCACCGTCACCGGAACATCATGGCGGACCTTCATCTGCTACTAGACCTACCGATCCTAAACAGCGCCTCGTCTCTCTCGACGTTTTCCGTGGTCTCACCGTTGCT TTGATGATTTTGGTTGATGACGCCGGAGGAGCTTTCCCTTCGATAAACCATTCTCCATGGTTTGGTGTTACACTCGCCGACTTCGTGATGCCTTTTTTCCTCTTTAGCGTTGGTATCTCCGTTAGTCTTGTATTCAAG AAAGTTTCTAGCAAACCAGCAGCCACAAAGAAGGTCCTACTCAGAACTATCAAGCTCTTTCTCTTGGGTTTAATTCTTCAAG GTGGATACTTCCATGGACGTGATGATCTAACTTATGGCGTTGATGTCAACCAGATAAGGTGGATGGGCGTGTTACAG AGGATTTCAATCGGATATCTGCTGGCTTCAATAACCGAGATATGGTGTGTTAACAATAACGAAGTCAATTCAGCCATAACATTTGTAAAGAAATACTACATTCAGTG GCTGTTTGTTTTTGTACTAGGTGTATTATACATGTCTTTGTTGTATGGTCTTTACGTCCCAGAATGGAGCTTTGAAGTATCAGAATATGGGAAGGAGACTCAAATC gTACACTGTGGGGTCAGGGGTAGTCTAGAACCTCCTTGCAATGCAGTTGGCCTGATTGATCGGCTTCTCCTTGGTGAAAGCCATCTGTATAAACGTCCTGTTTACAAGAGAACACAG GAATGCAGTATCAATTCTCCAGATTATGGACCCCTCCCACCAAATGCCCCTTCTTGGTGTCTTGCTCCATTTGATCCAGAGGGCCTCTTAAG ttcATTAATGGCTGCGATTACGTGCTTCTTGGGGTTACAGTATGGACATGTTATGGTGCATTATAAG GGTCATATGCATAGGATTGGTATATGGTTGGTGTGTTCTTCCTCTCTTCTTATCTTGGGATATGTTCTAATGGTGATAG GTATTCCTTTATCCAAACCATTATACACATTAAGTTATATGTGCATCACAGCAGGAGCATCAGGCGTTCTCTTGATTGCTATTTTTTACATG GTTGATGTGATAAAAATTCAAAAACCCACAAAGTTGTTTCAGTGGATGGGAATGAATGCTCTGATTGTTTATGCTTTAGCTGCTTGTGACATTTTTCCAGCAGCTTTACAAGGTGTTTATTGGCGTTCCCCTGAAAACAACCTG GTTAATGCTACAGAGTCGTTTATTCAGGCCACACTTCATTCTGAGAGGTGGGGTAagttggtttttgtttttctGGAAATTATATTCTGGGGTCTTGTCTCGGGATTTCTCCATGTAAAGGGTATTTATGTAAAACTATAA
- the LOC111892013 gene encoding uncharacterized protein LOC111892013 isoform X3, with product MILVDDAGGAFPSINHSPWFGVTLADFVMPFFLFSVGISVSLVFKKVSSKPAATKKVLLRTIKLFLLGLILQGGYFHGRDDLTYGVDVNQIRWMGVLQRISIGYLLASITEIWCVNNNEVNSAITFVKKYYIQWLFVFVLGVLYMSLLYGLYVPEWSFEVSEYGKETQIVHCGVRGSLEPPCNAVGLIDRLLLGESHLYKRPVYKRTQECSINSPDYGPLPPNAPSWCLAPFDPEGLLSSLMAAITCFLGLQYGHVMVHYKGHMHRIGIWLVCSSSLLILGYVLMVIGVTSFCFLLLTFKFQLILDFIFYATSSVPGIPLSKPLYTLSYMCITAGASGVLLIAIFYMVDVIKIQKPTKLFQWMGMNALIVYALAACDIFPAALQGVYWRSPENNLVNATESFIQATLHSERWGKLVFVFLEIIFWGLVSGFLHVKGIYVKL from the exons ATGATTTTGGTTGATGACGCCGGAGGAGCTTTCCCTTCGATAAACCATTCTCCATGGTTTGGTGTTACACTCGCCGACTTCGTGATGCCTTTTTTCCTCTTTAGCGTTGGTATCTCCGTTAGTCTTGTATTCAAG AAAGTTTCTAGCAAACCAGCAGCCACAAAGAAGGTCCTACTCAGAACTATCAAGCTCTTTCTCTTGGGTTTAATTCTTCAAG GTGGATACTTCCATGGACGTGATGATCTAACTTATGGCGTTGATGTCAACCAGATAAGGTGGATGGGCGTGTTACAG AGGATTTCAATCGGATATCTGCTGGCTTCAATAACCGAGATATGGTGTGTTAACAATAACGAAGTCAATTCAGCCATAACATTTGTAAAGAAATACTACATTCAGTG GCTGTTTGTTTTTGTACTAGGTGTATTATACATGTCTTTGTTGTATGGTCTTTACGTCCCAGAATGGAGCTTTGAAGTATCAGAATATGGGAAGGAGACTCAAATC gTACACTGTGGGGTCAGGGGTAGTCTAGAACCTCCTTGCAATGCAGTTGGCCTGATTGATCGGCTTCTCCTTGGTGAAAGCCATCTGTATAAACGTCCTGTTTACAAGAGAACACAG GAATGCAGTATCAATTCTCCAGATTATGGACCCCTCCCACCAAATGCCCCTTCTTGGTGTCTTGCTCCATTTGATCCAGAGGGCCTCTTAAG ttcATTAATGGCTGCGATTACGTGCTTCTTGGGGTTACAGTATGGACATGTTATGGTGCATTATAAG GGTCATATGCATAGGATTGGTATATGGTTGGTGTGTTCTTCCTCTCTTCTTATCTTGGGATATGTTCTAATGGTGATAGGTGTAACATCCTTTTGTTTTTTGCTACTTACTTTTAAATTTCAGTTAATATtggattttattttttatgcCACGTCATCTGTTCCAGGTATTCCTTTATCCAAACCATTATACACATTAAGTTATATGTGCATCACAGCAGGAGCATCAGGCGTTCTCTTGATTGCTATTTTTTACATG GTTGATGTGATAAAAATTCAAAAACCCACAAAGTTGTTTCAGTGGATGGGAATGAATGCTCTGATTGTTTATGCTTTAGCTGCTTGTGACATTTTTCCAGCAGCTTTACAAGGTGTTTATTGGCGTTCCCCTGAAAACAACCTG GTTAATGCTACAGAGTCGTTTATTCAGGCCACACTTCATTCTGAGAGGTGGGGTAagttggtttttgtttttctGGAAATTATATTCTGGGGTCTTGTCTCGGGATTTCTCCATGTAAAGGGTATTTATGTAAAACTATAA
- the LOC111892014 gene encoding uncharacterized protein LOC111892014, giving the protein MRVGGVSETNTSSTLSESESVHVNVSASVTASPSSSTVASPSGKRSRDPEDEVYVDNLHSHKRYLSEIMASSLNGLSVGDPLPENLMDSPARSDSMFYLRDELPLQYSPMSEDLDEFRYCESNACSPSPSPSQTDSQPTSPVSPYRFQKLPSTFSPGPTTTTTTTSSGYYPPPPPTSQGRQRGSDSEGRFPSSPSDICHSADLRRAALLRSVQMRTQPSQFEEPLPLPLPLTCPFNVKSLVHEIDTECSMHGKSCRVLTMNIKGDDDS; this is encoded by the exons ATGAGAGTAGGAGGGGTTTCGGAGACGAACACGTCATCAACTTTGTCAGAATCTGAATCTGTTCATGTAAATGTATCTGCGTCTGTAACTGCTTCTCCATCTTCATCCACAGTAGCTTCTCCAAGTGGAAAACGGAGTAGGGATCCTGAAGATGAGGTTTACGTCGACAATCTTCACTCCCATAAACGTTATCTCAGCGAG ATAATGGCTTCCAGCTTAAATGGGCTATCAGTGGGAGACCCCCTTCCTGAAAACCTGATGGATTCTCCAGCAAGATCTGACAGCATGTTTTATCTAAG GGATGAACTGCCATTGCAATATTCACCAATGTCAGAAGACCTGGATGAGTTCAGATACTGTGAAAGCAATGCAtgctcaccatcaccatcaccatcacaaaCAGATAGCCAACCAACCAGTCCAGTTTCTCCTTACAGATTCCAGAAGCTTCCAAGCACCTTCTCACCTggacccaccaccaccaccaccaccaccagcagCGGttactacccaccaccaccaccaacttcACAGGGAAGGCAACGGGGATCTGACTCAGAAGGAAGGTTCCCATCATCTCCAAGTGACATATGTCACTCTGCTGACTTGAGGAGGGCTGCATTGTTGAGGTCTGTGCAGATGAGGACTCAGCCGTCTCAGTTTGAAGAGCCACTGCCATTGCCATTGCCATTGACATGCCCTTTTAATGTCAAGTCTTTGGTTCATGAGATTGATACTGAGTGTTCCATGCATGGAAAGTCTTGTAGGGTGTTGACCATGAACATCAAAGGAGATGATGATTCATGA